AATGCGCTGCTTGTTGCATGGGCCATTGCCTTTCACCACATTCCAGAACTCTTCCCAGTCAATCGGGCCAAAATCATAGTGACCGCGCTCCTCATTCCATTTCAAATCAGGGTCGGGGATGGTCAACCCGAGCACTTTCACCTGCTCCGCAATCATGTCCACAAATCGCTGCCGCAACTCGTCGTTGCTAAAGCGCTTGATTTTCCAGCGCATGCTTTGTTCGCTGTGTGTCGAATCCGAGTCGGAGGGGCCAAACATCATTACCGATGGCCAATACCAGCGATTGATGGCATCTTGGGCCATGGCGCGTTGTTCGGGCGAGCCGTTGGCGAGCGTGAGCAGGATTTCGAAGCCTTGGCGCTGGTGAAAGCTTTCCTCTTTGCATATCCGCACCATCGCACGGGCATAAGGGCCATAAGAGCATCGGCAAATAGGTATTTGATTCAAAATGGCCGCACCGTCCACCAGCCAACCTATAGCACCCATGTCGGCCCAAGTAATCGTGGGGTAATTGAAAATGGAGGAATATTTGGCTTTGCCACTGTGCAATTCTTGAATCATCTCGTCTCGACCGACCCCTAAGGTCTCGGCGGCGGCGTAAAGGTAGAGGCCGTGACCCGCCTCATCCTGCACTTTGGCGAGCAGGATGGCTTTGCGCTTGAGCGAGGGGGCGCGCG
This genomic interval from Saprospiraceae bacterium contains the following:
- the paaA gene encoding 1,2-phenylacetyl-CoA epoxidase subunit A, whose protein sequence is MPATTHSLEEQFQAKIDADIRIEPKDWMPDAYRKTLIRQIGQHAHSEIVGMLPEGNWITRAPSLKRKAILLAKVQDEAGHGLYLYAAAETLGVGRDEMIQELHSGKAKYSSIFNYPTITWADMGAIGWLVDGAAILNQIPICRCSYGPYARAMVRICKEESFHQRQGFEILLTLANGSPEQRAMAQDAINRWYWPSVMMFGPSDSDSTHSEQSMRWKIKRFSNDELRQRFVDMIAEQVKVLGLTIPDPDLKWNEERGHYDFGPIDWEEFWNVVKGNGPCNKQRIQTRRKAYDEGAWVREAALAYSEKKRRREEERLTTKAA